CATCCCGTTATCAAAATACAGCAGTTTCCCTCCTCCAATCTCCCCCACTTCATCCCCTTTGTTCCCTGCCTTTTCCAGCTTCACGAACTCCAGCAGATCCAGCCCGGTCTGCACGGCCTCGACGCCGTTGGCGCAGCCGAGGGTGATGTGGGCCCGGCTGCCCTTCGGGAGGCTGTCGGTGGGCAGGATCTTGTCGGCATCCCcaggccacagcagcagctgctgctcgcTCAGCTCCACGCGAGCACCCACAGTTTTTGTTGTGAGGAACAGGGCCGAGATGGACAAGGTGAAGCCTTTGCCGTACGAAGCCTTCACAgcctgggaggagagggaaggaagcagagcatggctTTAGCTGGCTGCAGGCAAGGGGTTTGCAGCCCTGTGCTTGCGTTTATTGCTCGGGGGCTTGGCTGATCACAGGACCTGTTGGAAGTACCATGCGCAACTCGAAGTTGCCATGGCCTGAGTCCCTGCTCCATGAATTTGGAGCTGGCTGCGTCTTGTTCCCTCCCACATTCCAGTATTTAACCAGGGTTTATCGGGTTTGAAATCCTTCAGCAGTTCATCATCACCCAAAGCAAGCTGttggagatgctgcaggaatGGGCTCTCTGGAAACGTGCAGGAAACAGTCCCCATCTCCCCCAACTTCTCTATTGCACAGGCACAGGAATGTACTCATAGaatagggctggaaaggaccttaaagcctCCAGTTCCAGCTGCCGCTGTGCCCATACCGGGCCTCAGCTCAGGCAGTGTCCCCAGCCCACCCCGCGGCTCCTGCGGCCACCAGGACCCCGGTTGCTCACCTCTTGCTGCGCGTACTCCTCGGCTCCGGCTGCCTTCCCGAACTCGGTGTATTTCGTGGTGCAGTGCAGGACCCCGGGCGGCCTCTTCACAAAGTAGCTGGTGAGGGCGATTTTGATTTTGGGGTCTTCGATAGCGGAAGCAACTGCAAACAGAGGGAAGCGGCGTTACCGTCAgaaccccagccccagcaatcCCACCAGGAGCCCAAGCCCCGGCTCAGCAGAACCTGCCCCTCGTGCTTTATCTTAACGCTGCAAAGGAGCAGGTGGGGAAATGAAATCCCCCCCCTCCCACCTCACTGGTACATGGGACCCCAAAACAGAGGCTTCTGCACATCCTCATGGCTTGGGCCGACGCTGCCCATGTCAGACTCCCTCAGGGGACAGCCGGCTCcgtccttcccttccctccctggcTCCACGTTGGTTCTGCCCTCACCCATCCAGCTGCGGAGCTGGGGCCATGCCCAGGCCCCCGATGCTGGTGCCAGACCCAGCAGGGTCGGACCGAACGGGCCGCTTGGGGAAAGCGGTTTCATTCACTTGAACTGACAACAGCACTTTGTGAACTAGGGGTTAGTATCTCATAGCCTGTCCCTGCTCCTTACTCTAACTAGAAATCCACCTCGGAAGCTCAATGGACGCGTTCCACTTGCCAAGTGCTAACATTTTACCAACAGAGCAAGGACTTGGTAAGATGCTTCTATACGTACAGTATTTACTCTCCTTTTTGAAGGCTTTGAGACTTGCAAGCTCATCCAAGAAGGCCTGGCCAGCCTTGCGCAGGATCTCCGAGCTTCTTTTGCTCAGAAACCACCCAAAATACATGGGCAGGAATTCCTTCTCCAAGCTCGGCTTCATCTTCTTCAGCTCTTCCACAGACAGTTTCCATTGGTTCTTCTCCTTCAGCTGCGAGCAATCCTGTCGCCACGGGGTTTTGGGCTCGGCGAAGATGACTTTGTACCGGTATTTGTCAGCAATATCAAAGAGTTGGTCCAGTCGTTCCCTCTCGTGGTGGGTGTCATCCAACACGATAACGCTGATGTCGCGTTTGCAATAGTCAACTAGATCCTCGTCCACCTTGGAATACTCTTCGGGAATGGCGCTTCTAACGGAAGGAGTGATTTTATAGCTATCGACTGAGATCACCTTGCAGGCATCCTTATACCGGTCTTGGATAGCGTGGGCCAGCGTGGACTTCCCGCTGCCGGGCAGGCCTCGGAGGATGAAGAAGGTTTTGGACTCTTTGAGCGTGGAGATGGTGTCTTCATCGTCCAGGAAGGGGAAGTGCAAACTTTCGGGTCTTTCTTTGGCTGATTGAGTTGACATTTTCCTAAATAGCTTGGGCAGGAATGGGTGACTCTTCTTGGAGAAGCCTCTGTTCTGGAATGCGACAAGGAGAGAGGTGCCAGTTACCGACCCCATAGTTACCTCCCGTGGCACGATGGGGATGCGTTACCGCTGCAGCTTAACTCCCCCCTCACAGCAGGACCCGGGACCTGGCCCTGCTCCGGAATGACCGGGAAGGGGAGGTTTCACCCGTGatgtggcagagctgcagctctgagcaTCAAAGCTTCCCTCTGAGCACTCAAAACGCTTTTGTTCCCTCTAAACCTGGGCGGGCGGAGGGGAACTTGCCTTGAGAACAGGAACCTGAAGTCCCAGCGCGTTGTGGCGgctgctgcagtcccagctctTCAGCTGACCCAAAGGGAATCGTCCCCAAAGGCAAAGCTGGTCCTGAGGCTGAGGATGCTCTCGCACGTTAAGAGCTGCCCCTTTCTCTGCACTGCAACCCCCGGATGCCTCCGAGGAGGGGATTTGGGCTCCTCTCGTGGTGAGGAGCTGCTGAAAATGCTTCCGGTAAAGGCAAACCCGCGGGCAGGAACACGAAAGTGAAACCAGCCCCTGGAGCGAGCGAGCGGCGGTGCCGGCAGCTCCTGGAACCGGAATCCGGGCTTAACTCCCAGCAGGGTCTGGGAAAACGTGGAAACGGGAGGGACCGGGGGGCTTCTCCAACCGTGCCCGTTCACTGGCAGCAATGGGGCAGCCGCTGCTTTTTGCGGCGCTGGGACCCCCTCCATCTCCCCCCACCAGCGCAGCAAACCAGACCTGCAGAGGTGCTGAAGGATTCAGTTGTGCCTTTGGTGCAAACACTGAGGGGTTTTAGCCCCAACCTCTGTGCTCTGCCCGCTCCCCTGTTTGCAGAGGGACGCTGTTGACCAAAACCCAGCTattccagctccctgccccaTCTCCCGTTGCAGAACACGGAGGAGCCTCTGCGTTCCCAAGCACGCTGGGATGGGGACCAGGACCCCGGTGCTGCCATGGAGCAGGACGGAGAGCCCCGGGTGCAGtggagcagccctgcctgcccaaGGAGTTCCAGGAATGGGCCTCCAAGAAGAGCGAGCACCAAAGCATCGCTCCAGGGCCCCTTCCCCATGGATTGGGGGGCTCCAGGAGGCAGCAAATGGTTGAGGCAGCTCCGGGAGCTGGTGCGTGTCCCTTGCGCCCGCAGCTGCCGGCGGGGCAGGACTGAGGCCGCTTTTCAGAGCCGCAAACAAAGGAACAATAATGGAAAACCTCGCTCCGGCCCCATTGTTCGGGGGCCAGCGCGGAGGAGAATGGAGCCTTCACGGCCGGGGCGGGCGGACAATGGCCCCACAGAGCCCCGCGCCGCGCTGCAGCCGGACAATCCCCCCCATTCAGcccccgcggggccggggctcgGCTGCTCCGGGCGGCCGAGGGGGCTCGGGGAGCCCGCGATGGAGCCGCGGGGTCCGGATgggtcccgtcccccccccccactcccggtCCCTCCCGCACCCCCCGGTCCCCGCCGCCGCTGCCTCCCGTCGGGTGAGCGCGCCCCGCAGCAGCCCCGGTCCCGCACTTACCATGGTGAGGGCAGCGGCCGCCGGtgcggagcggcgcggcgggaCAGCGGCTCTGGaccggcccccccccccggcagccCCTTTCATAGCACCGGGGgacccccccccactcccccccgtGCTGCTGCCGGGCATGCGCGGGGGAGGCGGGGAGGGCCGGAGCGGACACGGGATGGACGGAGCGGACACGAGGGGGCTCTGTTCGCAGCGCTATCGCGGTATCGCGACGCCGTCACCGGCCGCTGTTTATTGTCCCCGTGTCGCCCCTTCCTCCCCCGGCCCGCTCCGTGCCCCCCGCTGCGCTCCGGCCCCGGGCGCTGCCTCCGCGTCCTTCTCGAAGCCGTCGACTTTGGTGGTGTCGCTGCTGGAGGCCCCTGGGGAGGAAAGAGCCGTTCTGAGGCATGAACCGGAGCCGCGGGCGGTAGCTCCGCACGTACCCGGGGTAACTCCGCACACCCCCGCGGTAGCTCCGCACGGGGAGCttcagggaagggaggaggagaatgCGTGTGTTTGCGGGTGCAGAGGTGTCAAGGACAGGTACCTCTGGGGCTCGGAGCTGTTGAGTCTTCTCCTCTCTCGCTCAGCTGCTCCATGAAGCTTTTGCTCACCTCGTCCAAAGCCTGGAAGGGACGCAGGTTGGTAAGAGCGGCCCTAGAAAGGCAGTGACACACCACGCTCCTCCGCGCTCTCTGCTGTCATCGCATGGTCCTTTCCTACTGCAATGCTTTGCTTCATTTCTCCCTGCAGTGGTCACTACCTGCTCCTGTCCCTTCACAGATGTCTCCTACCCGGACCGTTCCATCTCTCTCCACTATTGGTTTTCTCCTGGCAGGAGAACAGGCTCTGCCCGAGCTCCTAACACCCAGGAGGGATCAGCAGGGAGGTGAGGGCTGTGCTGTGACTGTGGTTTGGTGCAAAGGGCTTTCTTTGGGACATTTTGGATGCTCCCTCTGGGCACATTggctctgcagggatgctccctCTGGACACATTGGCTGTGCAGGGATGCTCCCTCTGGGCACATTGGCTGTGCAGGGATGCTCCCTCTGGACACATTGGCTGTGCAGGGATGCTCCCTCTGGACACATTGGCTGTGCAGGGATGTTCCCTCTGGACACATTGGCTGTGCAGGGATGCTCCCTCTGGACACATTGGCTGTGCAGGGATGCTCCCTCTGGACACATTGGCTGTGCAGGGATGCTCCCTCTGGAC
The DNA window shown above is from Lathamus discolor isolate bLatDis1 chromosome 20, bLatDis1.hap1, whole genome shotgun sequence and carries:
- the CNP gene encoding 2',3'-cyclic-nucleotide 3'-phosphodiesterase isoform X2 — its product is MSTQSAKERPESLHFPFLDDEDTISTLKESKTFFILRGLPGSGKSTLAHAIQDRYKDACKVISVDSYKITPSVRSAIPEEYSKVDEDLVDYCKRDISVIVLDDTHHERERLDQLFDIADKYRYKVIFAEPKTPWRQDCSQLKEKNQWKLSVEELKKMKPSLEKEFLPMYFGWFLSKRSSEILRKAGQAFLDELASLKAFKKESKYFASAIEDPKIKIALTSYFVKRPPGVLHCTTKYTEFGKAAGAEEYAQQEAVKASYGKGFTLSISALFLTTKTVGARVELSEQQLLLWPGDADKILPTDSLPKGSRAHITLGCANGVEAVQTGLDLLEFVKLEKAGNKGDEVGEIGGGKLLYFDNGMWMLTLSKKIDVKAIFSGYYGKGKLVPTQSTNKRGSAFSSCTII
- the CNP gene encoding 2',3'-cyclic-nucleotide 3'-phosphodiesterase isoform X1 gives rise to the protein MPGSSTGGSGGGSPGAMKGAAGGGGRSRAAVPPRRSAPAAAALTMNRGFSKKSHPFLPKLFRKMSTQSAKERPESLHFPFLDDEDTISTLKESKTFFILRGLPGSGKSTLAHAIQDRYKDACKVISVDSYKITPSVRSAIPEEYSKVDEDLVDYCKRDISVIVLDDTHHERERLDQLFDIADKYRYKVIFAEPKTPWRQDCSQLKEKNQWKLSVEELKKMKPSLEKEFLPMYFGWFLSKRSSEILRKAGQAFLDELASLKAFKKESKYFASAIEDPKIKIALTSYFVKRPPGVLHCTTKYTEFGKAAGAEEYAQQEAVKASYGKGFTLSISALFLTTKTVGARVELSEQQLLLWPGDADKILPTDSLPKGSRAHITLGCANGVEAVQTGLDLLEFVKLEKAGNKGDEVGEIGGGKLLYFDNGMWMLTLSKKIDVKAIFSGYYGKGKLVPTQSTNKRGSAFSSCTII